One window from the genome of Gambusia affinis linkage group LG14, SWU_Gaff_1.0, whole genome shotgun sequence encodes:
- the LOC122843801 gene encoding T-cell differentiation antigen CD6-like isoform X1: MKLLQFLCILQLSSLSPALLDASTPDRGVQVAPEDMDDDPYVHHLGSTCRWTLRMPGDRSGEAVPLPPDFLDTLTEWICQDLKCGRVYSVNKFNLPPKDKCFQDCVYQDQRLQNCSETFTPGCIALTEVVCGHQSVRLKGHEDQCAGRVEVWKDGNWGTVCDDRWDLNNGDVVCEQLDCGVALRVTGQNGLFPPGSGPIHLEELNCTGNEQNLWFCPGVQENSICGHKEDAGVVCSDSKAFFGETTEGVTELMTTARPVGVLSPERLSMVVLALGLLVFAILNLVLCCLYRRRHVLLLQQTRSKQAGPSDPPQNLYKVNQNLVRAGTDPLQATVPSESRTVWSRTRRADSGPGDPDCEPSVRMSTFHNSQRYRTDLKPSALSSLSEEGSGAAADGRTSGISEDSFDSSSTSSGECYENVTPSQNPTRSVTSEPGQNRAGSPPPYTNTGFQFALRGKGAEPSSGDDEDEDDYCPVSPD, encoded by the exons ACGACCCTTATGTTCATCACCTCGGCAGCACATGCAGGTGGACTCTCAGGATGCCTGGAGACAGGAGTGGGGAGGCGGTTCCACTCCCACCGGACTTTTTAGACACTCTGACTGAGTGGATCTGCCAGGACCTTAAATGTGGAAGAGTGTATTCTGTGAATAAATTCAACCTGCCTCCCAAAGACAAGTGCTTCCAGGACTGTGTGTATCAGGACCAGCGTCTACAGAACTGCTCAGAGACGTTTACTCCAGGATGCATCGCGCTCACAGAAGTGGTTTGTG GTCATCAGTCTGTTCGGCTGAAGGGACACGAGGATCAGTGTGCCGGGCGGGTGGAGGTATGGAAGGACGGGAACTGGGGCACGGTGTGTGACGACAGATGGGACCTGAATAATGGCGACGTGGTTTGCGAACAGCTGGACTGTGGGGTCGCTCTGAGGGTGACGGGTCAGAATGGATTGTTCCCTCCAGGGAGCGGACCGATTCACCTAGAAGAGCTGAACTGCACCGGGAACGAGCAGAACCTGTGGTTCTGTCCGGGTGTCCAGGAAAACTCCATCTGTGGACACAAAGAGGATGCCGGTGTGGTGTGTTCAG ATTCAAAGGCGTTTTTTGGAGAAACCACAGAAGGTGTGACTGAGTTGATGACCACAG CTCGTCCCGTCGGCGTTCTGTCGCCTGAACGTCTCAGCATGGTGGTTCTGGCTCTTGGCCTGCTTGTTTTTGCCATCTTGAATTTGGTTCTCTGCTGCCTTTACAGGCGACGGCACG TCTTGCTCCTGCAGCAGACTCGCTCCAAGCAGGCGGGGCCCAGCGATCCTCCTCAGAACCTCTACAAGGtgaaccagaacctggtgaGAGCCGGAACCGACCCGCTGCAGGCCACCG TCCCGTCCGAGTCCAGGACCGTGTGGAGCCGGACCAGGAGAGCGGACAGCGGTCCGGGAGACCCGGACTGTGAGCCGTCTGTCAGGATGTCCACCTTTCACA ATTCTCAGAGATACAGAACAGACCTAAAGCCTTCAGCTCTCAGCAGCCTGAGTGAGGAAG GCTCCGGCGCAGCCGCAGACGGTCGAACATCCGGGATCTCGGAGGATTCCTTTGACTCGTCCAGCACCTCGTCTGGCGAATGCTACGAAAACGTGACTCCCAGCCAGAACCCGACCCGGTCAG TGacatcagaaccgggtcagaaccgggctGGGAGCCCGCCACCCTACACAAACACTGGTTTCCAGTTTGCGCTGAGAGGGAAGGGGGCGGAGCCAAGCTCAG gtgatgatgaagatgaggatgatTATTGTCCTGTGAGCCCAGACTGA
- the LOC122843801 gene encoding T-cell differentiation antigen CD6-like isoform X2, with the protein MKLLQFLCILQLSSLSPALLDASTPDRGVQVAPEDMDDDPYVHHLGSTCRWTLRMPGDRSGEAVPLPPDFLDTLTEWICQDLKCGRVYSVNKFNLPPKDKCFQDCVYQDQRLQNCSETFTPGCIALTEVVCGHQSVRLKGHEDQCAGRVEVWKDGNWGTVCDDRWDLNNGDVVCEQLDCGVALRVTGQNGLFPPGSGPIHLEELNCTGNEQNLWFCPGVQENSICGHKEDAGVVCSDSKAFFGETTEGVTELMTTARPVGVLSPERLSMVVLALGLLVFAILNLVLCCLYRRRHVLLLQQTRSKQAGPSDPPQNLYKVNQNLVRAGTDPLQATVPSESRTVWSRTRRADSGPGDPDCEPSVRMSTFHSSGAAADGRTSGISEDSFDSSSTSSGECYENVTPSQNPTRSVTSEPGQNRAGSPPPYTNTGFQFALRGKGAEPSSGDDEDEDDYCPVSPD; encoded by the exons ACGACCCTTATGTTCATCACCTCGGCAGCACATGCAGGTGGACTCTCAGGATGCCTGGAGACAGGAGTGGGGAGGCGGTTCCACTCCCACCGGACTTTTTAGACACTCTGACTGAGTGGATCTGCCAGGACCTTAAATGTGGAAGAGTGTATTCTGTGAATAAATTCAACCTGCCTCCCAAAGACAAGTGCTTCCAGGACTGTGTGTATCAGGACCAGCGTCTACAGAACTGCTCAGAGACGTTTACTCCAGGATGCATCGCGCTCACAGAAGTGGTTTGTG GTCATCAGTCTGTTCGGCTGAAGGGACACGAGGATCAGTGTGCCGGGCGGGTGGAGGTATGGAAGGACGGGAACTGGGGCACGGTGTGTGACGACAGATGGGACCTGAATAATGGCGACGTGGTTTGCGAACAGCTGGACTGTGGGGTCGCTCTGAGGGTGACGGGTCAGAATGGATTGTTCCCTCCAGGGAGCGGACCGATTCACCTAGAAGAGCTGAACTGCACCGGGAACGAGCAGAACCTGTGGTTCTGTCCGGGTGTCCAGGAAAACTCCATCTGTGGACACAAAGAGGATGCCGGTGTGGTGTGTTCAG ATTCAAAGGCGTTTTTTGGAGAAACCACAGAAGGTGTGACTGAGTTGATGACCACAG CTCGTCCCGTCGGCGTTCTGTCGCCTGAACGTCTCAGCATGGTGGTTCTGGCTCTTGGCCTGCTTGTTTTTGCCATCTTGAATTTGGTTCTCTGCTGCCTTTACAGGCGACGGCACG TCTTGCTCCTGCAGCAGACTCGCTCCAAGCAGGCGGGGCCCAGCGATCCTCCTCAGAACCTCTACAAGGtgaaccagaacctggtgaGAGCCGGAACCGACCCGCTGCAGGCCACCG TCCCGTCCGAGTCCAGGACCGTGTGGAGCCGGACCAGGAGAGCGGACAGCGGTCCGGGAGACCCGGACTGTGAGCCGTCTGTCAGGATGTCCACCTTTCACA GCTCCGGCGCAGCCGCAGACGGTCGAACATCCGGGATCTCGGAGGATTCCTTTGACTCGTCCAGCACCTCGTCTGGCGAATGCTACGAAAACGTGACTCCCAGCCAGAACCCGACCCGGTCAG TGacatcagaaccgggtcagaaccgggctGGGAGCCCGCCACCCTACACAAACACTGGTTTCCAGTTTGCGCTGAGAGGGAAGGGGGCGGAGCCAAGCTCAG gtgatgatgaagatgaggatgatTATTGTCCTGTGAGCCCAGACTGA